The Thermoclostridium stercorarium subsp. stercorarium DSM 8532 genome contains a region encoding:
- a CDS encoding acetyltransferase, GNAT family — protein sequence MAYNLFEEKLKRQGCKKVRIGILQENKIAKKFWTSLGFKFC from the coding sequence ATGGCATATAATTTGTTTGAAGAAAAGCTAAAACGGCAGGGGTGTAAAAAAGTTAGAATTGGAATACTGCAAGAAAACAAGATTGCAAAAAAATTTTGGACTTCATTAGGATTTAAGTTTTGTTGA
- a CDS encoding DUF3788 domain-containing protein: protein MKEFDKVRLETVKFMRGKYRLDEISGMNYGIPCVRFRQGKKTVVAIFLYDDHYDFQIVLGKAEREKFEAIRHEFPLEIQQLYDRAHTFHDGKWLFISVYDLKTLEAVKKLILIKKKPNRKPFSKENAVYGKCGHRCDLCVHYTGITEEFREMLIPHLNAVYGKSAWDMRCTGCDTTNCHCYQDGHGLCEPLKCLHTKQLNSCFDCVDYPCAQATVGYRQLEHKNISADDVTWAILPYVPYQYEK from the coding sequence ATGAAAGAGTTCGACAAAGTAAGATTAGAAACTGTAAAATTCATGCGTGGCAAATATCGGCTTGACGAGATTTCAGGAATGAATTATGGTATCCCATGTGTAAGATTTCGGCAAGGAAAGAAAACCGTTGTGGCAATATTTCTGTACGATGACCATTACGATTTTCAAATTGTTCTCGGTAAGGCAGAAAGAGAAAAGTTTGAAGCAATAAGGCATGAGTTTCCGCTTGAGATACAACAGCTTTACGACCGTGCACATACCTTCCACGATGGTAAATGGCTCTTTATTAGCGTTTACGATTTAAAAACTCTGGAAGCTGTGAAGAAGCTGATACTTATTAAGAAAAAGCCGAATCGCAAGCCGTTTTCAAAAGAAAACGCCGTTTATGGCAAATGTGGGCATCGATGTGATTTATGCGTGCATTACACTGGTATAACCGAAGAATTTAGAGAAATGCTAATCCCGCATCTTAATGCGGTATATGGTAAATCCGCTTGGGATATGCGTTGCACTGGCTGTGATACAACCAATTGCCACTGCTATCAGGATGGACATGGGTTATGTGAGCCGTTAAAATGTTTACATACAAAACAGCTTAATTCTTGCTTTGATTGTGTAGATTATCCCTGTGCACAAGCAACCGTTGGATACAGACAATTGGAGCACAAAAATATTTCTGCCGATGATGTTACATGGGCGATTTTACCTTATGTTCCATATCAGTATGAAAAGTAA